One window of Lawsonibacter asaccharolyticus genomic DNA carries:
- a CDS encoding transcriptional regulator RpiR family, whose product MSSLVTKIGKQVNQMTKSQKKVANYLLFNMDKLLFFTADELAKAANVSTATVVRFARELDFEGYTDMQKAARLRFHDREEEPEDLPQSSPEEDSSEYLLEKSFRQDIQNLKRTFQDLSREDLERACTLLKTSRRVYLVGMRISRSMATYAYINWGMLRKGVHLIHNEGLDYAEELIEINSEDLIVAFWAPRYNRATYQMLSHAKRQKASVLLITNREFNLTMEEGDFDVILRCCMENSSYQSSFVAPVTLVNYLTRQLELEFSKDIAARLANWDSLLGDDFFMI is encoded by the coding sequence ATGTCAAGCCTGGTCACAAAAATCGGAAAACAGGTCAACCAGATGACCAAGTCCCAGAAGAAGGTAGCCAACTATCTGCTGTTCAACATGGACAAGCTACTCTTCTTCACTGCAGACGAGCTGGCCAAGGCTGCCAACGTGAGCACGGCGACAGTGGTACGCTTCGCCCGGGAGCTTGACTTTGAGGGGTACACCGATATGCAGAAGGCGGCACGGCTCCGCTTCCACGACCGGGAAGAGGAGCCGGAGGACCTGCCCCAGTCCAGCCCGGAAGAGGACAGTTCCGAGTATCTGCTGGAGAAGTCCTTCCGCCAAGACATTCAAAACCTGAAACGGACGTTCCAGGACCTGTCCCGGGAGGACCTGGAACGGGCCTGCACCCTACTGAAGACCTCCAGGCGGGTCTATCTCGTGGGCATGCGCATTTCCCGCTCCATGGCCACATATGCCTATATCAACTGGGGGATGCTGCGGAAGGGCGTCCATCTGATTCACAATGAGGGCCTGGATTACGCTGAGGAGCTGATCGAGATCAACTCAGAGGACCTGATTGTGGCCTTTTGGGCGCCGCGGTACAACCGGGCCACCTATCAGATGCTCTCCCATGCGAAAAGGCAGAAGGCCAGCGTGCTGCTCATCACCAACCGGGAGTTCAATTTGACCATGGAGGAGGGCGATTTCGACGTCATTCTCCGCTGCTGTATGGAAAATTCCTCCTATCAGAGCTCTTTTGTAGCTCCTGTTACCCTGGTGAACTATCTGACGCGGCAGCTGGAGCTGGAGTTCTCCAAAGACATCGCCGCGCGGCTGGCCAACTGGGATTCCCTGCTGGGCGATGACTTCTTTATGATCTGA
- a CDS encoding chaperone protein DnaJ — protein MSLRIGIDIGSTTVKVVVLDEQNKLLFRSYERHYSKTRERACETLKSISGQLSGQRVKLVITGSAGLGVAKAAGLDFVQEVYATAAAVNTYIPDTDAVIELGGEDAKIIFFGGALEERMNGSCAGGTGAFIDQMATLMNVSVNELDSLSLKHEKIYPIASRCGVFAKSDIQPILNQGGRKEDVAASIFQAVVDQTVAGLTQGRELKGKIVFLGGPLHFLMGLRQRFVETLKLDGEHAVFPEDGDCFAAMGAALCATDYEPVPFEDALKRLEESRETNTSADTMPPLFDTQEEYDAFLARHNASRPPEADIHTYAGPAWLGMDAGSTTTKLALITADGGLLYTYYHSNLGNPVSIVLEQLKKIYELCGDRIQIKGAAVTGYGEDLIKNAFSCDLGLVETVAHYKAAAHFNPDVDFIIDIGGQDMKCFKIRNGAVDSIMLNEACSSGCGSFIETFAKALGSNIADFSKMGLFAKKPVNLGSRCTVFMNSSVKQAQKDGASVEDISAGLSISIVKNAIYKVIRAASADDLGQHIVVQGGTFLNDAVLRSFERELGREVTRPTIAGIMGAFGAALAARDLHLERSALLSSQDLEKFTHTAKPATCGLCTNHCSLTVNTFDGGRRFISGNRCSRPLGEEPHHLPDLMRYKYQKLRALHGKGEGDGFRGRIGIPFGLNMYENLPFWFTFFTKLNFEVVLSPESSRKLYLKGQRTIPSDTVCYPAKLLHGHVEALVEAGVDAVWYPCMSYNNDEGIGDNHYNCPVVAYYPELIAANVPSLKQTRFLDPYVGLWRHKDFGKRIAQLMHQEFGIPKKESAAAARAAYEAYEAYVHDVRATGKEYIDYARSHGLNIIVVCGRPYHIDPEINHGINDLITSFGFVLVTEDALSYLEGYAPRKVLNQWTFQSRMYNAARYVCTQPDMQVVQLVSFGCGTDAITTDEMRSILEDGDKLYTQLKIDDISNLGAVKIRIRSLMAAIDARKEN, from the coding sequence ATGAGTCTGCGCATCGGTATCGACATCGGCTCCACCACGGTGAAAGTGGTGGTGCTGGATGAACAGAACAAGCTGCTGTTCCGCTCCTATGAGCGGCACTACTCCAAGACCCGGGAGCGGGCCTGTGAGACCCTGAAGTCCATCTCGGGCCAGCTCAGCGGCCAGCGGGTCAAGCTGGTCATCACCGGCTCCGCCGGCCTGGGGGTGGCCAAGGCTGCCGGCCTGGACTTCGTCCAGGAAGTGTACGCCACCGCCGCCGCGGTGAACACCTACATTCCGGACACCGATGCCGTCATCGAGCTGGGCGGCGAGGACGCCAAGATCATCTTTTTCGGCGGCGCGCTGGAGGAGCGGATGAACGGCTCCTGCGCCGGCGGGACGGGCGCCTTCATCGACCAGATGGCCACCCTGATGAATGTGTCGGTGAACGAGCTGGACTCTCTCTCCCTGAAGCACGAGAAGATCTACCCCATTGCAAGCCGCTGCGGCGTGTTCGCCAAGAGCGATATCCAGCCCATCCTGAACCAGGGCGGTCGGAAAGAGGACGTAGCCGCCTCCATCTTCCAGGCGGTGGTGGACCAGACGGTAGCCGGCCTCACCCAGGGCCGGGAGCTGAAGGGAAAGATCGTCTTTCTGGGCGGGCCCCTCCACTTCCTGATGGGCCTGCGGCAGCGTTTTGTGGAGACCCTGAAGCTGGACGGGGAGCACGCCGTCTTTCCGGAAGACGGGGACTGCTTCGCCGCCATGGGCGCGGCCCTGTGCGCCACCGACTACGAGCCCGTCCCCTTTGAGGACGCCCTGAAGCGGCTGGAGGAGAGCCGGGAGACCAACACCTCGGCGGACACCATGCCCCCTCTCTTTGACACGCAGGAGGAGTACGACGCCTTTCTGGCCCGGCACAATGCCAGCCGGCCCCCAGAGGCGGACATCCACACTTACGCCGGCCCCGCTTGGCTGGGGATGGATGCAGGCTCCACCACCACCAAACTGGCCCTCATCACCGCCGACGGCGGACTGCTCTACACCTACTACCACTCCAACCTGGGCAACCCGGTCTCCATCGTCCTGGAGCAGCTGAAAAAAATCTACGAGCTGTGCGGCGACCGCATCCAGATCAAAGGCGCGGCGGTCACCGGCTATGGCGAGGACCTGATCAAAAACGCCTTCTCCTGTGACCTGGGCCTGGTGGAGACGGTGGCCCACTACAAGGCCGCCGCCCACTTCAACCCCGATGTGGATTTCATCATCGACATCGGCGGCCAGGACATGAAGTGTTTCAAGATCCGCAACGGCGCGGTGGACTCCATCATGCTCAACGAGGCCTGCTCCTCCGGGTGCGGCTCCTTTATCGAGACCTTTGCCAAGGCCCTGGGCTCCAACATCGCCGACTTCTCCAAGATGGGCCTGTTTGCCAAAAAGCCCGTCAACCTGGGCTCCCGCTGCACCGTGTTCATGAACTCCAGCGTCAAGCAGGCCCAAAAGGACGGCGCCAGCGTGGAGGACATCTCCGCCGGCCTGTCTATCTCCATCGTGAAAAACGCCATCTACAAGGTCATCCGGGCCGCCTCCGCTGACGACTTAGGCCAGCACATCGTGGTCCAGGGCGGGACCTTCCTCAATGACGCGGTGCTCCGCTCCTTTGAGCGGGAGCTGGGGCGGGAGGTGACCCGGCCCACCATTGCCGGCATCATGGGGGCCTTTGGGGCCGCTCTGGCCGCCCGGGACCTGCACCTGGAGCGGAGCGCCCTGCTCTCCTCCCAGGACCTGGAGAAGTTCACCCACACCGCCAAGCCTGCCACCTGCGGTCTGTGCACCAACCACTGCTCCCTCACTGTCAACACCTTCGACGGCGGGCGGCGCTTTATCTCGGGCAACCGCTGCTCCCGCCCCCTGGGGGAGGAGCCCCACCACCTGCCCGACCTGATGCGGTACAAGTATCAGAAGCTCCGTGCTCTCCACGGCAAGGGGGAGGGGGACGGTTTCCGGGGCCGCATCGGCATCCCCTTCGGGCTGAACATGTACGAAAACCTCCCCTTCTGGTTCACTTTCTTCACCAAGCTGAACTTTGAGGTGGTCCTCTCCCCTGAGTCCTCCCGCAAGCTGTATCTCAAGGGGCAGCGCACCATCCCCTCCGACACAGTGTGCTACCCCGCCAAGCTGCTCCACGGCCACGTAGAGGCCCTGGTGGAGGCGGGGGTGGACGCTGTCTGGTACCCCTGCATGTCCTACAACAACGACGAGGGCATCGGAGACAACCACTACAACTGCCCGGTGGTGGCCTACTACCCCGAGCTGATCGCCGCCAACGTGCCCTCTCTAAAGCAGACCCGTTTCCTGGACCCCTATGTGGGCCTGTGGCGGCACAAGGACTTCGGCAAGCGCATCGCCCAGCTGATGCATCAGGAGTTCGGCATCCCCAAAAAGGAGTCGGCAGCCGCCGCCCGGGCCGCCTACGAGGCCTATGAGGCCTACGTCCACGACGTACGCGCCACCGGCAAGGAATACATCGACTACGCCCGCTCCCACGGGCTGAACATCATCGTGGTGTGCGGCCGCCCCTATCACATCGACCCGGAGATCAACCACGGCATCAACGATCTGATCACCTCCTTCGGCTTCGTGCTGGTCACGGAGGACGCCCTGAGCTATCTGGAGGGCTACGCCCCCCGGAAGGTGCTCAACCAGTGGACCTTCCAGAGCCGGATGTACAACGCCGCCCGGTATGTGTGCACCCAGCCCGACATGCAGGTGGTCCAGCTGGTCTCCTTCGGCTGCGGCACCGACGCCATCACCACCGACGAGATGCGCTCCATTCTGGAGGACGGGGATAAGCTGTACACTCAGCTGAAGATCGACGACATCAGCAACCTGGGCGCCGTCAAGATCCGCATCCGCTCCCTCATGGCGGCCATTGATGCGCGAAAAGAAAATTAG
- a CDS encoding chorismate mutase, with protein MEDCLAALRQEVDRLDDQIAELFLKRMEVTGRIGACKEELGLPLMDPRRELEVLRSAAAETLDEGRKLELAHLFETVLALSRRDLRRRVGGNDRGPGYSRCRRAEAAARQPVERPRVVYQGVAGAYSEMASLRFFGEDCRCQGLPTFEEVFQTVAQGGADYGVVPIENSSTGAIRQVYELLGRYECYIVGENTVKVEHCLMAPHGATLDTITHVYSHEQGLFQCEPFLARHPGWVGVAHGDTAGSAQYVAQTGDITKAAICSSRAAELYGLEILARGVNYNSNNTTRFVVVSPVMELREGADKISAVLSLPDEVGSLHEVLTIFAVHGLNLVKLESRPLPGRSWEYLFFLEFDGSLADPAMDGALQELSQASAEMRVLGNFKSNL; from the coding sequence ATGGAAGACTGTTTGGCCGCCCTGCGGCAAGAGGTGGACCGCCTGGACGATCAGATCGCGGAGCTGTTTTTGAAGCGCATGGAGGTGACCGGCCGGATCGGGGCCTGCAAGGAGGAGCTGGGGCTGCCCTTGATGGACCCCCGGCGGGAGCTGGAGGTGCTCCGGAGCGCAGCGGCGGAGACGTTGGATGAGGGCCGGAAACTAGAGCTGGCCCACCTGTTTGAGACTGTGCTGGCCCTCAGCCGCCGGGACCTGCGGCGCCGGGTGGGAGGGAACGATCGCGGTCCGGGATACAGCCGATGCCGGAGGGCCGAGGCCGCCGCGCGGCAGCCGGTGGAGAGACCCAGGGTGGTCTATCAGGGCGTGGCGGGGGCATACAGCGAGATGGCCTCCCTGCGCTTTTTTGGAGAGGACTGCCGGTGCCAGGGCCTGCCCACCTTTGAAGAGGTGTTCCAGACAGTGGCCCAGGGCGGGGCGGACTACGGCGTGGTGCCCATCGAAAACAGCTCCACCGGGGCTATCCGCCAGGTGTACGAGCTGCTGGGCAGGTATGAGTGCTACATCGTGGGGGAGAATACCGTCAAGGTAGAGCACTGCCTGATGGCTCCCCATGGGGCTACCCTGGATACCATCACCCATGTCTATTCCCACGAGCAGGGGCTCTTCCAGTGCGAGCCCTTCCTGGCCCGGCATCCCGGCTGGGTGGGGGTGGCCCACGGGGACACGGCGGGCAGCGCTCAGTATGTGGCCCAGACCGGGGATATCACCAAGGCGGCCATCTGTTCCAGCCGGGCGGCGGAGCTGTATGGCCTGGAGATCCTGGCCCGGGGAGTCAACTACAACAGCAACAACACCACCCGCTTCGTGGTGGTCTCCCCGGTGATGGAGCTGCGGGAGGGGGCGGACAAGATCTCCGCGGTCCTCAGCCTTCCGGACGAGGTGGGCAGCCTCCATGAGGTACTCACCATCTTTGCCGTCCACGGGCTGAACCTGGTGAAGCTGGAGTCCCGCCCTCTGCCGGGACGGAGCTGGGAGTATCTGTTCTTCCTGGAGTTTGACGGGAGTCTGGCGGACCCGGCGATGGACGGTGCCCTCCAGGAGCTGTCCCAGGCATCCGCGGAGATGCGGGTCCTGGGAAACTTCAAAAGCAACCTGTAA
- a CDS encoding azaleucine resistance protein — MDRNVLSAAFHVTIPVLMGYLAIGMAFGLMMDSAGYNVFWALLMSLIIYAGAGQYMGVTLLAAGASPLQTALMTLLLNFRHMFYGLSMLEKFRGMGLRKLYMIFSLTDETYALLASAKAPEGVREKDYYLAIALMDHSYWVLGTVLGSLLGSALSFDTTGVDFAMTALFIVIAVGQWKGTRNHLPAAIGCLATLASLRLAGEDNMLILALVVIVAALLVFSPKMPEGQALHKAGTGKEERTL, encoded by the coding sequence ATGGATCGAAACGTCCTCTCCGCCGCTTTCCATGTCACCATTCCGGTGCTGATGGGCTATCTGGCCATCGGGATGGCCTTCGGCCTGATGATGGATTCGGCGGGATACAATGTGTTCTGGGCCCTGCTGATGAGCCTGATCATCTATGCCGGGGCCGGACAGTACATGGGGGTGACTCTGCTGGCTGCGGGGGCCTCCCCCCTTCAGACGGCTCTGATGACCCTGCTGCTGAACTTCCGGCACATGTTCTATGGCCTGTCTATGCTGGAAAAGTTCCGGGGGATGGGGCTGCGGAAGCTCTATATGATCTTTTCCCTCACTGATGAGACTTATGCGCTGCTGGCGTCCGCCAAGGCGCCGGAGGGGGTGCGGGAGAAGGACTACTACCTGGCCATTGCCCTGATGGACCACAGTTACTGGGTGCTGGGCACGGTTCTGGGCTCCCTGCTGGGCAGTGCCCTGTCCTTTGACACCACCGGAGTAGACTTCGCCATGACCGCCCTCTTCATCGTCATCGCGGTGGGCCAATGGAAGGGGACCCGGAACCATCTGCCAGCTGCTATCGGCTGCCTGGCCACCCTGGCCAGCCTGCGGCTGGCGGGGGAGGATAATATGCTGATCCTGGCGCTGGTGGTCATCGTGGCCGCCCTGCTGGTATTTTCACCTAAAATGCCGGAGGGACAGGCCCTGCACAAGGCCGGGACAGGAAAGGAGGAGCGGACGCTGTGA
- a CDS encoding copper amine oxidase domain protein, which translates to MKWNRLLAGAVCASLLSVPVWAVEGGEAPAAGAGQTSSTACGVTLDGVCLDLSEAPAAPYQENGQVMLPLWKVAQALGWTVTWLPEENGTRIENEDQVMNLTYGLDRYACASKSSIGATSPEHYGAAPVVVAGRTYVPASMFQLLSCTVTMEGGTVALRTEGAPPAEDEPPSGGAVEYQTAAEAEQAVGFPLKAPGELGAPEKIQVISGAVAQLNWPEGISYRVARGSQEVSGSYTAYGWERSQSAGEQMVTIKGNGDWTYLAAWKDGTYSHALAFEQGVSAQRAVSLVGDLVPLSGE; encoded by the coding sequence ATGAAATGGAATCGGCTGTTGGCCGGCGCGGTGTGCGCCTCCCTGCTGAGCGTACCCGTCTGGGCTGTGGAGGGCGGGGAGGCTCCGGCCGCCGGGGCGGGCCAGACATCTTCCACGGCCTGCGGGGTGACGCTGGACGGAGTTTGCCTGGACCTGAGCGAGGCGCCCGCCGCGCCCTACCAGGAGAACGGACAGGTGATGCTCCCGCTGTGGAAGGTGGCCCAGGCCCTGGGATGGACTGTGACCTGGCTGCCGGAAGAGAACGGGACCCGCATCGAAAATGAGGATCAGGTCATGAACCTGACCTACGGATTGGACCGCTATGCCTGCGCCAGCAAGTCCTCCATCGGGGCTACCTCGCCGGAGCACTATGGAGCGGCGCCGGTGGTGGTGGCGGGACGTACCTACGTCCCCGCCTCCATGTTCCAGCTGCTCTCCTGCACCGTGACGATGGAGGGGGGGACCGTGGCCCTGCGGACAGAGGGCGCACCACCCGCGGAGGACGAACCGCCCTCCGGCGGGGCAGTGGAGTATCAGACCGCAGCCGAGGCGGAGCAGGCGGTGGGGTTCCCATTGAAAGCTCCCGGGGAGCTGGGAGCCCCTGAAAAGATCCAGGTGATCAGCGGAGCGGTGGCCCAGCTGAACTGGCCGGAGGGCATCAGCTATCGGGTGGCCCGGGGGAGCCAGGAGGTCAGCGGCAGCTACACTGCCTACGGCTGGGAACGGAGCCAGAGTGCGGGAGAACAGATGGTGACCATCAAGGGGAATGGGGACTGGACCTATCTGGCCGCGTGGAAGGACGGGACATACAGCCATGCTCTCGCTTTTGAACAGGGCGTGAGCGCCCAGCGGGCAGTCAGCCTGGTTGGGGACCTGGTCCCGCTGTCTGGGGAATAA
- a CDS encoding 3-oxoacyl-[acyl-carrier protein] reductase, whose protein sequence is MDRAVLITGASRGIGAAVARRFAREGWRVGVNYRTSRGRAEALAAEIAAAGGQTALLPGDVSDPAQAAALVRAAEEQLGPLDALVCNAGVALPQQLLTDTTDEQWRQVMGVDLDGVFYTLRAAVPGFVRRQRGAIVTVSSMWGVTGGSCEVAYSAAKAGVIGLTKALAKELGPSHITVNCVAPGVIDTEMNGGLDSEALAALAEETPLGRIGTAEEVAESVWFLAGGGAPFLTGQVIQPNGGIVI, encoded by the coding sequence ATGGACAGGGCTGTGCTTATCACCGGAGCTTCCCGGGGCATCGGGGCGGCGGTGGCCCGCCGCTTTGCCCGGGAGGGCTGGCGTGTGGGGGTGAATTACCGCACCTCCCGTGGCCGGGCGGAGGCCCTGGCAGCAGAGATCGCCGCCGCCGGGGGACAGACTGCCCTCCTGCCCGGCGATGTGTCTGACCCGGCCCAGGCGGCCGCTCTGGTCCGGGCGGCGGAGGAACAGCTGGGCCCCCTGGACGCCCTGGTGTGCAACGCAGGGGTCGCCCTGCCCCAGCAGCTACTTACCGACACCACGGACGAGCAGTGGCGCCAGGTGATGGGGGTGGATCTGGACGGGGTGTTCTACACCCTGCGGGCGGCGGTCCCCGGCTTTGTCCGCCGGCAGCGAGGGGCCATCGTCACCGTATCCTCCATGTGGGGGGTCACTGGCGGCTCCTGCGAGGTGGCCTATTCCGCCGCGAAGGCGGGGGTCATCGGCCTGACCAAGGCGCTGGCCAAGGAGCTGGGGCCCTCCCACATCACCGTCAACTGCGTGGCCCCCGGGGTCATCGACACGGAGATGAACGGGGGACTGGATAGCGAGGCCCTGGCCGCTCTGGCGGAGGAGACCCCCCTGGGCCGGATCGGCACGGCGGAAGAGGTGGCGGAGAGCGTGTGGTTCCTGGCAGGGGGCGGCGCCCCCTTCCTCACCGGACAGGTGATCCAGCCCAACGGCGGGATCGTGATCTGA
- a CDS encoding sporulation initiation factor Spo0A domain produces the protein MNEINVIRRELRALGITRRCRCYGRIVMAIQLAVDQEDSLEAVTKEIYWEVGSRCGRKWTAVERNIRTAVQIAWRTNPELLREMAGYPLDGPPTASEFLEILSNDVQRAMERREEGVSSTPGI, from the coding sequence ATGAATGAAATAAATGTAATTCGACGGGAACTGCGCGCCCTGGGGATCACGAGGCGATGCCGCTGTTATGGCCGCATCGTAATGGCCATTCAGCTGGCGGTGGACCAGGAGGACAGCCTGGAGGCAGTGACCAAGGAGATCTACTGGGAAGTGGGCAGCCGCTGCGGGCGGAAATGGACCGCGGTGGAGCGGAACATCCGCACTGCGGTGCAGATCGCGTGGCGGACCAACCCGGAACTGCTGCGGGAGATGGCGGGGTATCCCCTGGACGGGCCGCCCACCGCATCGGAATTTTTGGAGATCCTGTCCAACGATGTGCAGCGGGCGATGGAGAGAAGAGAGGAGGGAGTGTCTTCAACTCCCGGAATATGA